CTGTGGGTTAACCTGTTACTCAGTGTCTAACCCCAACCAATGTATTTGCATTAAGCGATAACATATCAAGTCAGCAGTTTAAATAATTTAGATCTTGGACAAAATGCTTAATTTTTGATTAAATGTAGTATTGCAATAACATTTATCAAATGatctaattaattaaattatctaattaatttaaatgtaatttaaaaaggtcaaaaaattaaaatgaaaatgtcctGTTGTTCAACCATCTGTGTACTCTACTTCTACAGGCCCTGGTACTACAGTTACATTAAATAACTTAAATTGTGCAGGTAGACAAAATTACATTTGCAATAAATGATGGTTTACTCAGAATactgtggccccaaaaagtatttggacacttaagcctcacttaaaaatgtatgaatttcattacaTAGATAAACTGATTTACATTTCTTGAAAGAAAAACCAGCACAAGCAAGGCACCAAAAGAATAGAGTTAATGTTTTTTGTAAGTTGAGGTTTTAGGCTTTAGTTCTGTCTTTGCCATTTTCATGACACTGAGCACTAATCTTATTTTCAGTCGATTGCATACAAGAATCAACAAATAGTCACCGTGCAGTTTGATGGCAGctacaaatattttaatgtcaAGGAAGTGCTGCCTTTCAAGTGCTGTAAATATCAAACAAATGATGCAAGACTTTTTCCCAGGACTAACTTCACTCATCTTACCCTTTTATGCAGTAACTTTTAGCCAACTTGTCCCAAAGTAATTTTAGTGGATGTGTAAAGTCAGTTTGCTCGGGTATCCTATCCCTTTAACCAACATATATTTCATCACACTATGTAGACATGTTCCTGTAATTTTGACaaacagaaagtgtccaaatatgttttttgttttatcatttaaatgataaaaagacTGGTGGAAAAgagtgctatctttctttaaaataaatgtaatttggttTGATATATTAAGTTATGCAATACAAAGACAgtcatatatttttaagtgtgtaATCACAGTATGTGGAATTTCAAGTTTTGTACTGGAAGAGTAGACAATCCCAAAACACAATATCAATTCTATATTGAAGTGTTAAGTGTAATATGAAATAGATGAGAAGAATGCCGtgttcagaagaacaaaaagaccaataaaatgatgaaaaattgGGTCAGGACGTCTTGCTATTTGCTTATCAGATAAAAGGGGTCAAAAGAGGCTGTGGCGAGTTCCCTGCTTTGACTTCCTTCCTTCTctatttatttctatagcacatgcATGATACAACATGAAGAAAGCCATGCAACCATCTTGCCTTGGCTCTATCTCTCTTTGGCTCTCCTGGGCCTCCCGACCAATGGAATCGTCTTGCTGGGTCTTTGGAGATCAGAGAGGACACCCACTGTCATCTTTACTTTAAACATAGTTGTGTCAGACCTGATGATGTGCTGCAGTTTTTTCTTCAGAATAGCCTACTACAAAGAGAATGTTAACTGGAAATCTGGAACTACGATCTGCAATGCAATAGAGTTGATCATTTTCACTTGCTTCTACATTAACCTCTACTGCAACATGTGCTTCTTTTTGTGGACCAGCATCAATCGCTATGCCACAGTAGTAAAACCAGGCTATGCCTTGTTGCAGGTCTTTAAACGCACGCAACCGTGCTGGATCATCTCCTTTTCTACCTGGTTGCTTATAACCACAATTGCAGGCATTAGCATGTGGGTTAAACAGAGCATAGTAAACAATGGGACTTGCTTCGACCAGGTTGTCGACAGTAACATTCACTTTAAAGTTCAATTAAACACCATCCATTGCTTTAGTGTTGCaggattcttttttattttgtgcttGATGTTGGTCAGTTATGGTCTACTGGTTATCCACCTTCAGAATGTGAGGGGTGGAAGTCTATTTGGTGCTGGATTTGGAACGGGAGGAGGTCTTAAGGTTCGAAGGAAGATTCTGGCCTCTGTCATATTGTTTGTACTCTGCTTCCTACCCTACCATGTGCAAAGGGTCATCTTATTAACATCAAGGAGTGGAAACTGTCAAGCACAGTTCAGGATGAAAACTGGAACCATCTTTGTTGCAGCTTTCAGCTGTTGCCTACATCCTGTTCTCCAGCTGGTGTTCCGTTTGCACTGCTGTCGAGCCAAGCGCAACACCAGGCCCAAAACCAAACCTGAAATATCCAAGAGTCTGGACACACCTCATATAAATACTATAAATCTGATAGAAAACATTGATAGTGCAAAGAAAAACGAAAGTGAATTGAACCAACACAGTGACAATGAAaaatgttaagaaaaaaaaaactgttctatGTTTCCTGTGTGATGCTTTCAGGAAGCTGTAAAGCATGCTAATATCAGAGGGCTGTGTAGTCTTTACCATTACTGGTGACATTGGCTAGATGCAAAAATAAGGACATGTTTGTAATGGCACACTGCCATCCTCATATCACAGTATACATACAACAAACTATGCATACTGTGTACAGCGTGCAAAATTTCTTTATTCATGGAATAACCCAGTTGATATGTTGAGCAAACTTGAGCAAACTGCATGTATGGAATACTGTATCCCACTGGAAATGCttgactttatttctcataaaCATTTCATTAAGAAAGTACAAACTTTCTTAATGAATAAGTTGGAATCAATATTACAAACTGAGATTTTTGATGACTCATTATTTCAAAAGTTAGGATATTTTAACTAGGGCTGAAACTATTAGTTGACATTATCAACCAcgtcaacataaaaaaaaaaaaaggtagacaAAAATTTGCGTTGTCGAACAGTTGTTTGATCTCAATTAATGTAAAATTAGATCATATTAAACTCTAACGATGACACATGAGAGCAGACTGAGGAGAAAACACAGCTTGCACTCTAGACACACTCCAAACTTTCctaacagcttcaggtgatgtagatcgcaaagcaCTCTCGTTGTTAAATAAAGCAGATCTGGAGTTGCCGTTCTACATAAagttgcaatatgtaacaattttcatgtaatattcacctttttttttattttgccagtgtgtgaacggcttgtaccgcaacttaaaaaatgagcccttccagaacttcctaggttgcctataaaaaactgtaaattgattttcatgcgaagggcgcgggtcgcttttgccgggaaaatccaaaggatgtggcATTTATGtgcactcccgagagccttgaCTCAGTGCCTcgcttccgctattcaacagtgaaaacaatctgcaacactaggtaacattatcttagagatggaatccagaaaacgtctggctcccagcacaacaccaactcctacacaaactctgagtaagccaaaaacaaaaaacatttattaactgAATCCCATCCgactaagcgggaacgtgattgCAGTCAAGCAAAAAaatagagtgaacatcggcagggcatttgttTCTTGGAGGGACCTTTATTCGGTTTTGGGGAtaaaaactgaccctgaattggcattcttcttattggacaggtaagcttacataactgcaaagcatgtaaaatatagtgccataaagattgatctgtgtaattttagctaatcaacaataacacatgaaatgaatgcaaaaaatatatacattctagtATTATAAAGCTGGCGAGCTAGCTAACGGCGACACTGTATAAatacagtcaatgtatcatgcgaagaaaagtgattacttcaaactacagtctcacatagtcagacctatatccacactttgttttaccCCTGTTCCAGcattctcaaagtttgtagttaaacaatcataactgtgtaattttaattatgtgtCAGCATGATGTTGgggaatcacattcagtctctttgtacgttacttcattgttttggtcgatgctcgcgtccctatggagtgtgtgcacgagcacgagcaacaggtagctggctgcagttcactgctACAGGTGTCagtaataacaagggtttctgaattttACATTCTGCACCTATAAGCAAAACTTACATATCAGAGTGTCTTTAAATGAAAGACCCCcgcgttatatctttaatgcatcctttattaaagttcaaataataagaaagcaggtcatgtaattaagtacaaactccgaaactggcatttctctgtgtgttcaGCGCCGATTCTATGAGAaacccgatctaagggggagagactgaaactgcacccggctgatgcacactctggtgtggggacgctcatccctcacaCAAGCGTGCTGCAGctggattataacatgatggctcatgacatattgaatcattatatatgtgtcactgtgtgtttcttttCGGCAatatgcagctctattaagaagagttttttttgtttagttttttttggttAAAGATGGATCaatgtgaacaaaaaggtgagagagagcAGTCTTTGCCTATTTTACACagcaacaaaaatatatttttgatttggcttgtttttcaatataaataccaaaaactaatttaaaacaatgtacatttactttgggagctatactgcagaagaacatTTTTTCATCTGataatgttaaatataatattaaaaattcaaatatttttaaatatctaaaaatcctttaaaaaagagaTACATTCACCTCAGAAGCAGTACATAATTATATTTAGACTTCCTTTCAGAGAATATGttttgaatacaagtatattttttctatattttgATACATTCAACGAAAACAATTCTTaacatcttatatgttgcttctaaagtaaatgcatcatgttttaaggatttttttaatatttttaaatggaaaacaagacaaaaacactttataacaTTCAATTggatttttttgcagttaatttttacttaattaaatttgataaaataatttttttcccctttaattcatagaatgtcatttagaggtattttaaaagatgatttgtcctctttattgttattaagcacgtttaatacaacctttaaactcggggcacaagctgaatagtctgttaagagctaatgCTTAACCTTGCATTAATcgcccgaatagtcgaataatcgttctaataatcgctagattagtcaattatcaaaataatcgttagttgcagccctaattttaacacaATAGTggagtttcttttttttaactatacTTTAATATACTGAAAACTCTATGCCTCTTACTGATGTAAACATTTAACATCATGAGATTATAaaaaacaatgtagcatactactaaATATACTGTGTAGTAGGTAGTGTGTTAGCATTCTATTCAGTACATACAGTACCTACAGTCAAACAAGCTCCAAAATAAACAGCTCTATCGAAGGCAATCGATGTATGatgtaaaaaatctaaatcagtttaatttttttgcatctaAACATCTGGGGTATTTCACAGCAAATGCGTATTTGCATCCGTCAGAGCTTGTTCTCCATTATTTGTTCATGTAAAAATGCACTAGATCAGGTGTCGGCCACATTtttgagtgccattttttattttcatggtcAAATGCACCCCTCCGCATACCAATGCTGGCacacgtgccataggttgccaacccctgcacTACATGGAAATCTTTGACCATTGCGGCAGGTCTCCTAGAGGAACACCAtgctttttagatgctgtgtcaagttcaaCAGAACTTAAAAACATTGTGATGTCTGAATGGCCACTTAAATAGTCCCTTATATAAAAACATTGTTGCTTCTTGCAAGTATAAAAAGAAATACTTTTTTTGCATTCAATCACACTTAATAAATATGAAACACAATTATTTGCATTACTGAACTTGTTTCTATAGGATTTAATGTGATTACATTGTGTTCCTTATTTGAAGATACAGATGGCAGGAAGAACAGATTATATTTAGAATGATCAATGTAATTTTTGGGTTAGCTACCCCTTTAAAAAGGATTTATAAAATGACATAAGAAATTAATTGAGTCTTTCACTCAGCTATTGGTGCTCCCTCTCTTCTGCCAAGAGATCAATGGCAAACAGCTCAGAAGTTGAGTGCAACATCTCTTATCTATGCCAAACATCTACCATAACTTTAGTCTTGCTGGCCTTCCTGgcaatactctctctctctttgggtgTTCATTTGGAAGATTTCCAACAAAACGTCCACCCACATCTACCTGATAAACATAGACATCTCAAACCTGTTGCTCTGCCTCACCATGCTATTCCTGGCCACATACTATGCACTTGGGACAAGATGGAACAAACATGATACTATGTGCCACATCTGCATTGGTGTTATCATACTGAGCTGGACTTAGTCTCTTTGCCTCGCTGATTTTTACTCACCTCGTAaaaaatgacatgcaaaattggCCTAAGCATTGTGTCTGGTCACCTGGGCTATTGTTGCTCTAGCTGTCATACACCTTGTGGTGCTGTACTCAATCAGGGAGACTGTGAGCATGGAGGACTATGAAAATTAAGTGTGTTACAGTGTAGCAGTGGAGGTTGGAGGAGCGGAATCTCACATATTCGCTTTAGTGGCCACTTCACTATTCTTCTTCTTGTTGGTTTTACTCTCATACATGGGATTGATCAGAAATATCTGGAGGTCCAAGAAAACTGCAGCATGTTTTCCGACAGCCAAAGAGTCTACGCAAGAGTGTTTCGGAATATTGTTGTCATTAGTCTGGTGCTGGTGGTCTGTCTCTTGCCACATTTATAAGGCAATCTATATTTACATGGTTGGCGAGCAGTCTCTGTCTAAATATCTACCAGCAGATGCTTGCCATCCACAGTCCATGCATGTGGAGGTAAAGAATATTCTCCTCTGTTTGGCATCTTAATGATGTAGCACTGACCCCATCGTGTATTTCCTGCTAGACAAGATGTTTCTAAAGCATTCGCTAGGTTTGTTGTGAGTATTTGCGCACATGCGAGCCAGTCATTACAATCCAAAGGAGGAAAATACTCTCAGGCATTAACTGGCAGCCTTTAGACATAAAAGAATATTGTAGGCTGACACATTTTTGTAGTATAATGAAAATATAGTTTGTATAGTCTATTCTGGAGTTTCAAAGGAGTTCTTGTAAACAACATTCCTTCTAAGCTGCACACTTCATTCGCACAGACCAAAGAAAATTCAGCACAGCAGGCATACTCAAAAATGTGTGGGGAAAAAAAACCTAGAGAATTCTTGATTCAGCGCTAAATTAATGTTACACTGGCATGTCCATCGATTTCCAGTATCAAACTCAAATGGTGAGAAATGGCAAAAAGCAGCACTGAATTATTTGTGAGACAAGAACCACATACAAGAATAGTATGAATGTTGATAGcaacaccaaacagaattgtaaaaatccaaaaataatgacaattttcaaaCATTCATAAGACCTCAGAGGCAATGGATTTTGTTTCACTTGATCTTGACATAAGTTATCTTGATAAGTTATATcaagaaaacaacacacacacacacacacacacacacacacacacacacacacacacacacacacacacacacacacacaaattaaaactattttttttaatgactccacagatttaatattagtaaacaatagttttggaaagttgtttaggacatctgtTTTGTGCATGGCGTGagtattttttccaacaattgtttacagaccaattgtttcacttttaatttcaaataatcacaattccagttggtcagaagtttacatacactatgttaactgtgcctttaagcagcttggaaaattccagaaaatgatgtcaggcCTTAAGACAATTAGCTTATGATAGaagatgtactgaattggaggtgtacctgtcgATGTATTTTAAGCcctgccttcaaactcagtgcctctttgctagacaacatgggaaaatcaaaataaatcagccaagacctcagaaaataattgtggacctccacaagtcttgtcatccttgggagcaattgccaaaagcctgaaggtaccatggtcatctgtacaaacaatagtacgcaagtacctaaaaacatttatgcagagctatgttccaaccagaagcctgtggtcgactaaggaacgtcgccttgtcgtaccaaaacagagaggcaccaaaacactttcccggactttcagtttcatcataccacgttggtggaatgactttCCCAACtcatcttcaaaaaacggctaaaaacacatcttttccaaaagcacttaaccggtcactaaaaaaacccccacatatatatatttacaattcttgttgcacttaaatctgttttgtatactattctgatgatagtgaaactttgtagtatggcacttttcataccactgtctcgttaagatgattcgcttatgttttcctcttttgtaagtccctttggataaaagcgtttgccaaatgaataaatgtaaatgtaaatatataaacaccatgggaccacgcagccatcataccactcaggaaggagacacattcggtCTCTTACAGATGatcgtagtttggtgcaaaaagtgcaaatcaatcccttcaccttgtgaagatgctggaggaaaaaggtagacatctatatccacagtaaaaatgagtctatatcgacataacctgaaaggttgctcagcaagaaagaagccactgctccaaaatgtaaaaaagtcagactacagtttgcaagtgcacattgggacaaagatcttactttttggagaaatgccaTCTAGTCTAATGAAAcacaaattgaactgtttggccatattgaccatcattatgtttggaggaaaaggggtgaggcttgcaagccgaagaacaccatcccaaccgtgaagcatgggggaggcagcatcatgttgtgggggtgctttgctgcaggagagactggtgcacttcactaaatagatggcatcatgaggaaggaaaattatgcggatatattgaaacaacattaagacatcagccatgaagttaaaactcagttgcaaatgggtctaccaaatggacaatgaccccaagcatacctccaaagttgtgacaaaatggcttaaggacaacaaaatcaaggtattggagtggtcatcacaaagccctgacctcaatcagatagaacatttgtgggcagaactgaaaaagtatttacaaacaaggaggcctacaaacctcactcagttacaccagttctgtctggaggaatgggccacaattccagcaacttattgtgagatgcttgtagaaggctacccaaaatgtttgacccaagataaaacaatataaaggcaatgctaccaaatactaacaaagtgtatgtaaacttctgacacactgggaatgtgatgaaagtaataaaagctgaaataaataattctctctactattattctgacatttcacattcttagtCTCCTAACTGTCCTAATGCCTCATAAACACTACATGGCTTTCAAAGATGTTGGAtcgtggtaccattcatattacacaactgtctgtcttttaatggaagtcgtagcgttttcaaattaaacaatgaatcggcgacaggggtttgcaacacattacaaaatatttcactactgacgaatccccgacgacttgGCCTGGACTCCAATTTATGTTTCACAACAGATTACCCGTGAGAAGTTATACGAGAAGTTATATtgttgcattttacaacaatcaccgatcgtgctgattctgacgttaagtttgagttttagggaggaatgtcagtgcaccgctgtgaagggaaggaagttgtgcatGCGGCTTATGTTcgcaaatattctttttataatctttggaaggcgaaatctaaaataaaatcagactaataatcacagatctaaaccaggctatgtttgaatgtttagttctgtcactcgtttagctgggctcgtgttgtgctcgctgtggcaccgcgtgagcgagattctctctctctctctctcactgcgaatagctaaattgcatcacagacaaatggtttcatattattatacatagaaatggctggcgagataaaataactttctctttatagcaataataaatgtattttcttaatttctccagtaccgacagcagaacggataacgtccgagcttaccaaagccagtccttcaatagcctatactgcgttggtatatttttattacttatttatctgcattgagtgacaaccctctcaaatataagacacacaaacagaacaaataaaagtctcagattcactgtctgtaattgcaaaattcttgcttgcttattgtgacatgatagcaacccttctgctgtgataatgcaacttcaactaggctatcaatatccaaagtagccgaacgtcatgtcaactatcgcgtttgtcacgttttttcttgaagttggcagtaacatatcaaaagtttttaattaaatctaaagaagttatacaaatttaacccttactgttttctccaaggaacttagctccttccttaggcactggatgaggtctgctcactctgctggaaaatgactctaggggcagtgtgtgcgtcgaacacgtgttccacaacaacactaggctgcccacagatgcgcctgcctaataatcggcttgatatgcgtggatattggccgatgccgattatgtaaaaaattcaaaaaatcggccgattaatcggccggccgattaatcggtcgacctctactgagAGGCTTCCTTAAAACACTAAAAGCAGAAAATCTTTCATACAGAAATGATCATTTTAGAACTGTAAACATGCATGTTGTGCAGTCTTGGGTAAGTTACTGAAAAAAGTAATCAATTTACgaaatactttttcataaatAACTTTACTAATAACTTTACTAATAacttttctccttgttcattttTGCACATCCTTTAGCTgttacagaaatgcaaacagacgtatgaacatatgaattcatatttgaactgttttaaacatatttttaacccaagtaatgtacttaaaataattactttcactaaaagtcagtaactgtaatctgattgcaaatcaCTACTTTTGTGcctaaaagtaacaaaaaaacCTTGAAAATCTGTGCTATTACATGTCCATATACCGAAATCTGTGTAGATTTCTATCAACGTATGTTTTTCCAACATAcgttgatcagccacaacattaaaaccaccagtctaatattgtgtaggtcccactcgtgccaccaaaacggtGCCAACcgaatctcagaatagcattcaaaatcACTgcgataattttttttccccttctgaagctcctgacccgtatctgatgattttatgcactgtactgctgccacacgattagctgattagataattagataggcgcttcagttaatgttcacatcaaccatcagaattggggaaaaaatgtattgcagtgaggggcagttctgtggatggaaatgccttgttgatgtgagaggtcaacagagaatggccagactggttcgaactgacaaagtctatggtaactcagataaccgctctgtacaattgtggtgagaagattagcatttcagaatgctattttgagatgcgggttggcgctgttttggcagcacaagggggacctacacaatattaggcaggtgggtttaatgttgtggctgatcagcgTATGTTGGAAAAGCAGAGTTCATCACAGATATTGATGTATGATGGAGAAGGTTTCCATCTACTTTTCAGATGACAGCAACATTAAAAGCCATTACTTCCGCAGACAGTAAATATTAGAATCTATCAAAAGCATCAAGGGCTTATGTCTTCATCATTACTCCTTTATGACCAAAGATCTAGATGACAGTTTTCCATTTAGCTTATGCTCCATCAATCTAATCTCAGCTAGATAGGTAGTTCCATTAAGGAAATAATAAATTAAAGGGCAAACCTTAGGTACTATGTATCAAAGAGTCAGTAagttaaaaggaaatcatatgcTTGGTGTTGCATCAGATAGAATCAATTATGTATTTGCTAAAAACACAGAGCAATccacaaacaaaaaagcaatggATATATTTTACTGATAAAGTGACTAATGTACATATAAGAATCTTTGACAAAACACTGCTGAACTGGTTGCAATCAATAATCTAAACAGGCTTTCACAAACACAACCAAAATAGGGTTTGATTGAGTTGACAGCAACCATTTTGGTCATCCTTTTTAGCATGTGCAAACGTATAATGACTTATGTTACAAAAACAGCACCCTACTATTAGTAATTACCCACAAAGAGAAACCTCAATTAATGCATAGCAAATGTTTGTCATGTTTGCACACAAAATATGGTTGTTTACAACATGACATTTTAGAAAACATTTTGTGCCATCCAAAAAATAAGACACTTTTTCCAGATCAGATGAACCTTACTGACATATTAAAGACATATTATTTACAGGCACTATGTATCTTTGAGCTGCATAACAAAtataatacagattttttttctatCCTCCAGAAAACAGAGATAAACATCTAAAATGATTGAGTCTATACAGAATCTTACAGAAATTATTGTGAACAAACAAGCTGTTACTGTACATACTGAAAGGCTATTTGTGTGCTAGCATCTGAAGCCTTCAAATAGGCAAAGCAAATTTCTCCAAACAATCTCCAAATCATGTTTCCTGGTGACAATACTCTCagaagtaaaaatgtattctttaagCATTGCAAAATGCactgtaaaatacaaaaatacctaACATGAAATATGAAATTTGGCGTTttaaagaattatttatttttaaaaggtacAGCTATAAAGAGGtaaatattataatgtattttaataaacactgtgcttacatttaattatatagaCAATCTTCAAGTAAAGTGTAATCAAAATTCTTGTGTACAATAGAAAGACAAAAAACGGAATGGAATGACAAAATGAGGACTCTATACCAGCAATACATTTCTGTGACAAAGCCAGGCTGCTTCAACAGACTCAAAGATCTTTTTCGGTTCAAGCTACTGCCTTACAGAAATGGCTTTCACACATTTGGTGCTCAAGAGTCTCACTTACTTGACCTTTTTTTGAATATAAATAGTTTGAGTGTTTCCAATTTAACCATCTGCATAAAACATAATTTGAGAAGAGTCCCTGACAGACTGATCAATAAACTTTGGTGTAAGATGCAGTTCTACAATATTTAAGATCTGATTCTGAAGCAGCACTTGCTGATCGAAAGGAGTTTCTTgtaatgtttttctttaaaatttttttaGAAATTGACACCTTGATAATAACAGGAAATGCATCTGTGGTAAAAATTAGGAAACTCTTACCACTGCAGCTAACTTCTGTGTGCAGCTGTACCATAACTCCCTTTAATTTAACTTTTTACACATAATTCCTCTATCAGAGATGAGAAGCAATTTGAAAGCTGTGAAGAACAATTCTCAGTTCAGGAATCACTGTACTACAGAGGCCAAATACACAGCTTCAAATACTGATAATAGCTTTACTGAAAAAGGGTCTGTTGAGAGAATTCGCTATATTTTACAGTATCTAATTTAGATTCAGTTTTcagatttcaattttttttgttaaaatcaagtaactgtaatctgtagATGATTTTGTTGTCTAAAGTCATACAGTCCACATTCATCTTCCCCTCTGCCATAGTGCTCATATATAATTTGAGGTTCAGATTTTCTAACTTGCACGATCACTCCAGCACTATTTGGGGTCAATGACATCAAAAACatacaatcaaacaaaaacaaaaaaataacttgaATGTAACATAAATGAGACAATCCGAtgtaaccttgtgcgaccccataTATTTTGGCT
The Xyrauchen texanus isolate HMW12.3.18 chromosome 14, RBS_HiC_50CHRs, whole genome shotgun sequence genome window above contains:
- the gpr82 gene encoding probable G-protein coupled receptor 82 → MSVQGEITMYGNYSDINASTCMIQHEESHATILPWLYLSLALLGLPTNGIVLLGLWRSERTPTVIFTLNIVVSDLMMCCSFFFRIAYYKENVNWKSGTTICNAIELIIFTCFYINLYCNMCFFLWTSINRYATVVKPGYALLQVFKRTQPCWIISFSTWLLITTIAGISMWVKQSIVNNGTCFDQVVDSNIHFKVQLNTIHCFSVAGFFFILCLMLVSYGLLVIHLQNVRGGSLFGAGFGTGGGLKVRRKILASVILFVLCFLPYHVQRVILLTSRSGNCQAQFRMKTGTIFVAAFSCCLHPVLQLVFRLHCCRAKRNTRPKTKPEISKSLDTPHINTINLIENIDSAKKNESELNQHSDNEKC